In a single window of the Natronosalvus caseinilyticus genome:
- a CDS encoding DNA-directed RNA polymerase subunit H: MVDVSQHELVPEHTILDEEVLEDVLDEYDIDRTDLPKIKRTDKALPDEAEVGDVIKIVRNSRTTDQAVVYRLVVE, translated from the coding sequence ATGGTAGACGTAAGCCAACACGAACTCGTGCCTGAGCACACCATCCTCGACGAGGAGGTACTCGAGGACGTGCTCGACGAGTACGACATCGACCGTACAGACTTGCCAAAAATCAAACGCACGGACAAGGCGCTGCCCGACGAGGCGGAAGTCGGCGACGTCATCAAGATCGTGCGAAACTCGCGAACGACGGACCAGGCCGTCGTCTATCGACTCGTGGTGGAATAA